The Bacteroidota bacterium genome has a window encoding:
- a CDS encoding MqnA/MqnD/SBP family protein: SVVYALKNPDSPLDFVREYAQEMSDEVMYKHIGLYVNDYSADLGEKGIKAIETLGQKALEMKLISSLNESLF; the protein is encoded by the coding sequence AAGTGTGGTTTATGCCTTGAAAAATCCGGATTCACCTTTGGATTTTGTCAGGGAATATGCCCAGGAAATGAGCGATGAAGTAATGTACAAGCATATCGGTTTGTATGTAAATGATTATTCGGCCGATCTGGGTGAAAAAGGGATTAAGGCGATTGAGACATTGGGGCAGAAAGCTTTGGAAATGAAACTGATCAGTTCCTTAAATGAGTCTTTATTCTAA